A genome region from Leptodactylus fuscus isolate aLepFus1 chromosome 6, aLepFus1.hap2, whole genome shotgun sequence includes the following:
- the LOC142209445 gene encoding CCN family member 5-like, with protein sequence MRAVCRATLVLLACTLSQICSQLCRRPCTCPWIPAPCPPGSVLILDGCGCCKVCSRRLGEPCDQINLCDERQELTCDYSTSINGKEGTCNYNQGGSCNIDGKVYEDGETFQPSCRVQCTCIDGGVTCIPLCSEDIMLPSPTCPYPRRVAIPGKCCHEWICDQPQHTQLLTNAGQGREKLNCPEWSTEWGSCSTDCGMGISVRVTNQNPFCRLESQSRLCMVRPCGDYLAGKTGASCVPTLQSSHPVRVEFLGCISVRSFLPKFCGLCGLRKCVPHQTATEMVEFQCKTGLTRRLMMSIVSCVCY encoded by the exons ATGAGGGCAGTATGCAGGGCAACTCTGGTGCTTCTAGCCTGCACTCTATCTCAG ATTTGCTCACAGCTTTGCAGACGTCCATGTACCTGTCCCTGGATTCCAGCGCCTTGTCCTCCTGGCTCAGTCCTAATCTTAGATGGTTGTGGGTGCTGCAAGGTCTGTTCACGACGCCTTGGGGAGCCTTGTGACCAGATTAACCTGTGCGATGAGAGGCAGGAGCTGACCTGCGATTATTCTACAAGTATTAATGGAAAAGAAGGAACCTGTAACT ATAACCAGGGCGGCAGCTGCAACATTGATGGGAAAGTCTATGAAGATGGAGAAACATTTCAGCCCAGCTGCAgagtccagtgcacatgtatagaTGGCGGTGTAACTTGTATTCCACTGTGCAGCGAGGACATCATGCTTCCAAGCCCAACATGTCCCTATCCTCGAAGAGTCGCTATCCCAGGGAAGTGTTGTCATGAGTGGATATGTGATCAACCGCAACACACACAGCTCCTAACCAATGCAGGACAAG GCAGGGAGAAGCTTAACTGTCCTGAATGGAGCACAGAATGGGGATCTTGTTCTACTGACTGTGGCATGGGGATCTCTGTAAGAGTGACCAACCAGAATCCATTCTGCAGGCTGGAGAGCCAGAGCCGACTTTGCATGGTGAGACCATGCGGAGACTACTTAGCTGGCAAG ACAGGAGCGTCTTGTGTCCCCACCCTACAATCTTCTCATCCGGTCAGGGTGGAGTTCCTGGGCTGTATCAGCGTCCGCAGCTTTCTCCCCAAGTTCTGCGGCTTGTGTGGTCTAAGGAAATGTGTCCCACATCAGACGGCGACAGAAATGGTGGAATTTCAGTGTAAAACAGGATTAACCAGGAGATTAATGATGTCCATCGTCTCATGTGTCTGCTACTAG
- the LOC142209446 gene encoding P2Y purinoceptor 1-like, with product MEEDFFESPITSGNFNIISECNVNKSFTFRYLSSVYLIVFLVGLLGNGFGLWNLCLNWKKWTSLNVFVLNLGIADLLYVGTLPFFVSYYLSEGVWMFGYGFCRLARLLFHINMYASISFLTCISVQRYLGIVHPMKMMGSFQNLRPSLYISILMWILVLAQILPNLFYTNAMKNDTYCHDSTINEHLETYAPYTLSITVTGFFIPFLIILVCYTRILTVLTKNKNVDPNLKSRSIKQVFIILTLFAVCFFPYYIFRNLNLLSRVWQLRGTCTQSLKDVYVSYQVTRGLAAMNSAINPLLYLVTNENFVSKFRKMQRRMWYTLVYVARNHSLPDIKAVSVSGNEEEGISDEL from the coding sequence ATGGAAGAGGATTTCTTTGAGTCACCCATAACTTCTGGCAACTTTAACATCATTTCAGAATGCAACGTCAACAAAAGTTTCACTTTTCGCTACTTATCTTCTGTTTACCTGATTGTGTTCCTGGTTGGATTATTGGGCAATGGGTTCGGTCTATGGAATTTGTGCCTAAACTGGAAGAAATGGACGTCCCTGAATGTGTTTGTGTTGAACCTTGGCATTGCTGACCTTCTCTATGTGGGGACATTGCCGTTTTTTGTCTCCTATTACCTTAGTGaaggtgtttggatgtttggttaTGGATTTTGCCGCCTTGCGCGCCTCCTCTTCCACATTAATATGTACGCAAGTATTAGTTTCCTTACCTGTATCAGTGTTCAGCGCTACCTGGGTATAGTCCACCCAATGAAAATGATGGGCAGCTTCCAGAACTTGCGCCCCTCATTGTACATCAGCATTCTCATGTGGATTTTGGTGCTCGCTCAGATCTTACCTAACCTCTTCTATACCAACGCCATGAAAAATGACACATATTGCCACGACTCGACGATCAATGAGCACCTAGAAACCTACGCGCCCTACACACTGAGCATCACAGTCACAGGCTTCTTCATCCCATTCCTCATCATCCTGGTTTGCTACACCCGGATCCTCACTGTccttacaaaaaacaaaaacgtggACCCAaacctgaagagcagaagcatCAAGCAAGTCTTCATCATCCTAACCCTGTTCGCCGTCTGCTTCTTCCCCTACTATATATTTCGGAACCTCAATTTACTCTCCAGAGTTTGGCAGCTACGGGGGACCTGCACCCAAAGTCTGAAGGATGTGTATGTCTCCTATCAGGTGACCAGAGGGCTGGCTGCCATGAACAGCGCAATTAACCCCTTACTGTATTTGGTCACCAATGAAAACTTTGTTTCAAAATTTAGGAAGATGCAGAGGAGGATGTGGTACACCCTTGTCTATGTGGCCAGAAACCATTCTCTCCCTGATATCAAGGCTGTGTCTGTGAGTGGGAACGAAGAAGAGGGAATCTCTGATGAACTATGA